The Phycisphaerae bacterium genome includes a region encoding these proteins:
- a CDS encoding ATP-binding protein: MRRPRSLFSKLFLGNTVLIIAVLGICAYLIVQHVQRAYAEQVGRELRLHAHLVEAAVHAQLDPQRAEELDRLVKQFGAAADNQVRITLILPDGQVLADSQAEPKTMESHATRPEVVRALSAGWGEETHYSRTLEQFQRYAALRVGSAEAPSGVIRVSMPVQMITARANAFRRIIWTIVLLGAIAAILFALGLARLWSWPIRRITAIARSLSKGDLSARARVAGPAELAMLAASLNGMRDHIADQLATIDRQRRTLESLLAQLHEGVIVAGSNGRILLVNPAAVRMLGLSGDPVEKAGSLLGQAVEQYVLQHDLQDMLLSENRRRADKRTDKPPAEPAVPREVRVQIEEENGELVLMARASDIVLPVPASSGGPLERPDVGRMLVLSDITQISRMVRIKTDFAANASHELRTPLSAIRAAVETLLSLDWQNDQDAAKRFLDMIDRHSARMQQMVSDLLDLSRIESSPGQFKPQTLILSAVIEELRARFAEKLAARNLQWSLKLDPELRTIDVSPHLLRVVLDNLVDNAIKFTNPGGRVQIASQKVLNGAGKIEAVIISVEDTGCGIAEEEQERVFERFYQVEKARSGPDRGTGLGLSIVRHAVAAMHGRVTLTSKLGQGTCVTVSIPLPRQ, from the coding sequence ATGAGACGCCCGCGCTCGCTCTTCTCGAAACTCTTTCTCGGCAACACTGTGTTGATCATTGCTGTTCTCGGGATCTGCGCATACCTGATTGTTCAACACGTCCAGAGAGCCTATGCCGAGCAGGTTGGCCGGGAGCTCCGGCTTCATGCTCACCTCGTCGAAGCTGCGGTTCATGCTCAACTCGATCCGCAGCGTGCCGAGGAGTTGGATCGGTTGGTCAAACAGTTCGGTGCCGCCGCCGACAACCAAGTCCGGATCACATTGATTCTGCCCGATGGTCAGGTGTTGGCAGACTCACAGGCCGAACCCAAGACGATGGAGTCCCACGCCACTCGCCCCGAAGTGGTAAGAGCCCTGAGCGCAGGCTGGGGCGAAGAGACTCATTACTCCAGAACGCTTGAGCAATTCCAGCGGTATGCTGCGCTTCGGGTCGGATCAGCCGAGGCTCCGTCGGGCGTGATTCGTGTCTCTATGCCTGTTCAGATGATCACGGCCAGGGCCAACGCCTTCCGTCGGATCATTTGGACCATTGTCCTGCTCGGAGCGATTGCGGCGATACTCTTTGCCCTTGGTTTGGCCCGCCTGTGGAGCTGGCCAATCCGGCGGATCACGGCAATTGCCCGCAGTCTTTCAAAGGGCGATCTTTCTGCCAGGGCCCGGGTCGCCGGCCCCGCAGAGCTGGCCATGCTCGCCGCATCCCTCAACGGCATGCGCGATCACATCGCCGATCAACTGGCGACCATCGATCGCCAGCGCCGAACGCTCGAATCACTGCTGGCCCAACTCCACGAAGGCGTCATTGTGGCAGGCAGCAACGGGCGCATCCTGCTGGTAAACCCGGCAGCGGTCCGAATGCTCGGCCTCAGCGGCGACCCGGTCGAGAAAGCAGGATCCTTGCTCGGACAAGCCGTTGAACAATACGTTTTGCAGCACGACCTGCAGGACATGCTGTTGTCGGAAAACAGGCGCCGCGCGGACAAACGGACCGACAAGCCGCCTGCTGAACCGGCGGTTCCGCGTGAGGTCCGGGTTCAGATCGAGGAGGAGAACGGCGAGCTTGTGCTGATGGCCCGCGCATCCGACATTGTCCTGCCGGTGCCTGCGTCCAGCGGCGGGCCGCTCGAACGGCCGGATGTCGGCCGGATGCTGGTCCTGTCCGACATTACCCAGATCAGCCGAATGGTCCGGATCAAGACTGATTTTGCGGCTAACGCCTCACACGAGCTGCGAACGCCCCTCTCCGCGATACGCGCCGCCGTCGAGACCCTGCTCAGTCTTGATTGGCAAAACGATCAGGATGCCGCCAAGCGGTTCCTGGACATGATCGACCGTCACAGCGCCCGCATGCAACAGATGGTATCCGACCTGCTGGACCTTTCCCGGATCGAGTCCTCCCCCGGACAATTCAAGCCCCAAACGCTCATCCTGTCGGCGGTGATCGAGGAACTCAGGGCCCGATTCGCCGAAAAACTTGCCGCCAGGAACCTGCAATGGTCGCTCAAGCTCGACCCCGAGCTGCGAACCATCGACGTCAGTCCTCACTTGCTGCGGGTGGTGCTCGACAACCTGGTGGACAACGCGATCAAATTCACCAACCCGGGCGGCCGCGTGCAGATCGCTTCTCAGAAAGTACTGAACGGAGCCGGCAAGATCGAGGCGGTCATCATCTCGGTCGAAGATACGGGTTGCGGAATCGCCGAGGAGGAACAGGAGCGGGTCTTCGAGCGATTCTACCAGGTCGAGAAAGCCCGCAGCGGCCCCGACCGCGGAACCGGCTTGGGGCTTTCCATCGTGCGCCATGCCGTGGCCGCCATGCATGGCCGCGTCACTCTGACCAGCAAACTCGGCCAAGGAACCTGTGTGACCGTCAGCATCCCTCTTCCACGGCAATAA
- a CDS encoding type II secretion system protein, translating into MKQEWNTRIGSLARPAFTLIELMVVVAIIALLMAILLPSLQQARAEVKAVTCASNLHHIGQAVAIYLNRDKVYPVAYAYVDDRGRVDLSPPVQEFLQSKGQKRYVHWSYFLYSNGQVSDSAFQCPAFGKGGIPRTNPGPEQADWESAQVDEMGQTGANPRVDFQASRMAYTANAAIMPRNKMTPSMSGGSRVNKFANDSAIKHPGQVIMATEFNNHWPAIAVNSGSGLLSKSHRPINPFYSYSSGWDEYNASDPRGAGRAAFTLGNGGPDNNYGLYPLQQVLTTGGLIEESEINAVGRHHPGGDKEFGGTANFLYVDSHVDRKTIMDTMKKFEWGSRYYTLSGNALVERPGPGGAVTASLN; encoded by the coding sequence ATGAAACAGGAATGGAACACACGGATCGGTAGCCTTGCAAGACCGGCTTTTACTCTCATCGAGTTGATGGTTGTGGTGGCCATCATTGCACTGCTCATGGCCATCCTTTTGCCGAGCCTGCAGCAGGCGCGTGCGGAGGTCAAAGCCGTGACCTGTGCCAGCAACCTGCATCACATCGGCCAGGCGGTCGCCATTTACCTTAATCGGGACAAGGTGTACCCGGTCGCCTATGCCTACGTTGATGATCGCGGCCGAGTGGACCTCAGTCCGCCCGTTCAGGAGTTCCTGCAGAGCAAGGGCCAGAAGCGGTACGTTCACTGGTCCTATTTCCTTTATAGCAATGGGCAGGTGTCGGACAGCGCCTTTCAATGCCCTGCCTTCGGCAAGGGCGGAATCCCTCGGACCAACCCCGGACCCGAGCAGGCGGACTGGGAGTCGGCACAGGTTGACGAGATGGGCCAGACTGGAGCCAATCCTCGCGTCGACTTTCAGGCTTCGCGAATGGCCTATACGGCCAATGCGGCGATCATGCCAAGAAACAAGATGACCCCGTCGATGTCCGGCGGCAGCCGCGTCAACAAGTTTGCGAATGACTCGGCCATCAAACACCCCGGACAGGTCATCATGGCAACCGAATTCAACAACCACTGGCCGGCGATCGCGGTCAATTCCGGCAGCGGCCTCCTCAGCAAGAGTCATCGACCGATCAATCCCTTCTACAGCTACAGCAGCGGCTGGGATGAGTACAACGCGAGTGACCCTCGCGGGGCCGGCCGTGCGGCCTTTACACTTGGAAATGGCGGACCGGACAACAACTATGGCCTCTATCCGCTTCAGCAGGTACTCACCACGGGCGGACTCATCGAAGAGTCCGAAATCAACGCCGTTGGGAGACATCATCCCGGCGGGGACAAGGAATTCGGAGGTACGGCCAACTTTCTCTACGTCGATTCCCACGTCGATCGCAAGACAATCATGGACACGATGAAGAAGTTTGAATGGGGCTCGCGTTACTACACACTGAGCGGGAACGCCCTGGTGGAGCGGCCCGGGCCCGGCGGCGCCGTGACGGCGTCGCTGAACTAA
- a CDS encoding dockerin type I domain-containing protein yields the protein MYRKRFLVSALAVTITIIAVRAATAQSYLYNGEISIAGATLFRDFFRFPASTNDYIDADGDGIAGKFNSWPPDQLAVTFVPGSPLTTHWIVQYRGVGSVNGLSEFLASQGCGTVATRIPDPGYFNRFLYAQAGTYNWTGPYGDVSGTPRTPDQIDLAVLDVPTDWAVLTAGGTPKWNLKPGMPGYGRCPIKSSTDWGYELADLTVSCPGGSQVVFNKNVGSPDVLTIFDTPIAWVPIAIIANRGTGLHQLKASEMQYLYVTGRMPNGENLVAATRDAGSGTRNGVMNTLGIDPSWGRGDNLGSETTSSSRFILGPNHQPTNSASSSRLQDVAKDRRLAVGYTGLAGSTAAVAQARGGRFEILDIIFDDRGGISPVRPGIDTVLDNADPNTGYQVGGPETFASLGDPFETNPAAPSYMSDQHAAKYLRNIVESVANFVSAPADPANDGMPGEYLATKFFLSAGLDALPDYANFDPATFVLQPTPPFNQTLQDYMRANIDLTGGTSHVDTPPFGSINKAGLTPTRTVNPPFADGITRYSDGSSNGNYCYWVGGWEQIATNVKLPESCDLSGDFNQDNVRNVNDAEQMVAAYYSPRAWTVSMGFRGGQAGGPSTPSGIAADTIIPEVIGDYDGDGDFGKEDLRYFADGLAIDPLTGQLNRKKGAIAVDNAILHYAPANDENGQPVADRNHWFPWKATAKRVLIPSDTPCGEPTHVLPPDVNDPADPFLATGAVYAPGDFRGDVAGRSPVAGAQPLGWDGRVDAHDIDYVCQNIGNWENLDQAALIDLSADMNGDLVIDMNDQLEIVAGILKTRIGDVNLDGNVDAADLAIIIANQGRTGGWAMGDMNCDGVIDQNDLPPRADFDGDRDVDADDWAAFELCASGPGVLPLAECQPKDFDLDGDVDQADFARFQRCFSGENVSAGPDCMD from the coding sequence ATGTATCGGAAACGGTTCTTGGTATCCGCCCTTGCGGTCACGATCACAATCATCGCAGTGCGGGCTGCCACTGCACAGAGTTACCTTTACAACGGGGAGATCTCGATCGCCGGTGCTACGCTTTTTCGGGACTTTTTCAGGTTCCCGGCCAGCACCAACGACTATATCGACGCCGACGGCGACGGCATCGCGGGCAAGTTCAATAGCTGGCCTCCGGACCAGTTGGCTGTCACCTTTGTGCCCGGCAGCCCCTTGACAACCCACTGGATCGTCCAATATCGCGGCGTGGGTTCGGTGAACGGGCTGAGCGAGTTCCTGGCATCCCAAGGCTGCGGCACCGTCGCCACTCGAATTCCCGATCCTGGCTATTTTAACCGCTTCCTGTACGCCCAGGCGGGAACCTACAACTGGACCGGCCCATATGGCGATGTCAGCGGGACTCCCAGAACGCCTGATCAGATCGATCTGGCGGTTCTTGACGTGCCCACCGACTGGGCCGTCCTCACCGCCGGCGGCACCCCGAAATGGAATCTGAAACCCGGCATGCCTGGCTACGGACGCTGCCCCATCAAATCGAGCACCGACTGGGGATATGAGTTGGCCGACCTGACCGTGAGCTGTCCCGGCGGCTCCCAGGTCGTCTTCAACAAGAACGTCGGCAGCCCCGATGTCCTCACCATCTTTGACACGCCTATCGCCTGGGTGCCCATCGCCATCATCGCAAACCGGGGCACGGGCCTCCATCAACTCAAGGCCAGCGAAATGCAGTACCTGTACGTGACCGGCCGAATGCCCAACGGCGAGAACCTCGTCGCGGCTACTCGTGATGCCGGCTCCGGCACGCGCAACGGCGTCATGAACACCCTCGGCATCGACCCGAGCTGGGGGCGCGGTGACAATCTCGGAAGCGAAACGACGTCGTCATCCCGCTTCATCCTGGGCCCCAATCACCAGCCCACCAACTCCGCTTCGTCCAGCCGGTTGCAGGATGTCGCCAAGGACCGTCGGCTTGCGGTTGGCTATACCGGTCTGGCCGGCAGCACCGCGGCGGTGGCGCAGGCCAGAGGCGGGCGATTCGAGATTCTTGATATTATCTTTGATGATCGCGGCGGCATCAGTCCCGTGCGTCCCGGCATCGATACCGTCCTGGACAACGCGGACCCGAACACCGGTTATCAAGTCGGCGGCCCCGAAACCTTTGCCTCACTGGGCGATCCTTTCGAAACGAACCCGGCCGCTCCAAGTTACATGAGCGACCAGCATGCGGCCAAGTATCTCCGCAACATCGTGGAAAGCGTCGCCAACTTCGTTAGCGCTCCGGCGGATCCCGCCAACGACGGCATGCCCGGCGAATACCTGGCGACCAAGTTCTTCCTGAGCGCCGGTCTTGACGCCCTGCCCGATTACGCCAACTTTGACCCGGCTACCTTCGTGCTGCAGCCGACGCCGCCTTTCAACCAGACCCTGCAGGACTACATGCGGGCCAACATTGACCTGACCGGCGGGACCAGCCATGTGGATACGCCCCCGTTCGGCAGCATCAACAAAGCCGGCCTCACGCCGACGCGTACGGTCAACCCGCCGTTCGCGGATGGGATCACTCGTTACAGCGACGGCAGCAGCAACGGTAACTACTGCTATTGGGTCGGCGGTTGGGAGCAGATCGCAACCAACGTCAAATTGCCCGAAAGCTGCGACTTGTCCGGCGATTTCAACCAGGATAACGTCCGCAACGTCAATGATGCCGAACAGATGGTCGCGGCCTACTACAGCCCGCGAGCTTGGACCGTGTCCATGGGATTTCGCGGTGGTCAAGCCGGTGGTCCAAGCACTCCTTCGGGCATCGCGGCCGACACCATCATACCCGAGGTGATCGGTGACTATGACGGCGACGGCGATTTCGGCAAGGAAGACCTTCGGTACTTCGCCGACGGCCTGGCCATCGACCCGCTGACCGGACAGCTAAACCGCAAGAAGGGAGCGATCGCGGTCGACAACGCCATTCTGCACTACGCGCCCGCAAACGACGAAAACGGGCAGCCCGTGGCCGACCGGAACCACTGGTTCCCTTGGAAGGCAACCGCCAAGCGGGTGCTCATTCCGTCGGACACACCGTGTGGCGAGCCCACTCATGTCCTGCCGCCGGATGTCAACGATCCGGCTGACCCGTTCCTGGCGACCGGCGCGGTCTATGCCCCCGGTGACTTCCGCGGTGACGTGGCAGGCCGTTCCCCCGTGGCTGGTGCCCAGCCGCTCGGTTGGGACGGTCGGGTTGATGCCCATGACATCGATTACGTGTGCCAAAACATCGGTAATTGGGAAAACCTTGACCAGGCGGCGCTCATCGACCTCAGCGCCGACATGAATGGTGATCTGGTCATTGATATGAATGACCAACTTGAAATCGTCGCGGGCATCCTGAAAACCCGAATTGGCGATGTCAATCTGGACGGCAACGTTGACGCCGCCGATTTGGCCATCATCATCGCAAACCAGGGCCGGACGGGAGGCTGGGCGATGGGTGATATGAACTGCGACGGCGTGATCGATCAGAACGACCTTCCCCCGCGAGCGGATTTTGACGGCGATCGAGATGTCGATGCCGACGATTGGGCCGCGTTCGAGCTCTGCGCGTCAGGCCCTGGGGTCTTGCCGCTTGCCGAGTGTCAGCCCAAAGACTTCGACCTGGATGGCGATGTCGACCAGGCGGACTTCGCTCGCTTTCAACGGTGCTTCAGCGGAGAAAACGTCTCGGCCGGTCCGGACTGCATGGATTGA
- a CDS encoding PstC family ABC transporter permease: MGKPPVMSGEKDMRVMESVGEISGLRTMRRPSLLISRKAGLVRWIAGRLGQGLLLIVTCSSILIVLFIFYFIARDSIPFFRAQGWSGAREFFTSTAWYPTGTPAHFGALAIFYGSAMVTLGATLVAVPLGVAAAVCLSDVLPFWLRQWTKPVIELLAAIPSVAFGFFALVVFATQLQDNGGVILSTAWWLIATPILSLAVFVATEVMTAGIQTPSTRRIARGIVGALLVCLAGGLLWWVSTSLRALHVDSGCNALNVSIILGIMALPTVVSVSEDALQAVGRELREGSYALGATRAETMLRVVIPAAGSGICAAVILGIMRAVGETMVVWMASGNASRIPSPRYDFLQPIRTLTATIAGEMGETDQMTGAAHYSSLFLMGFCLLVISFLFNLISEAVVRRSVMGKGGKR, encoded by the coding sequence ATGGGCAAGCCGCCGGTGATGTCCGGCGAGAAGGACATGAGGGTCATGGAATCAGTCGGCGAAATCAGCGGACTGCGGACCATGCGCAGGCCCAGCCTGCTTATCAGCAGAAAGGCCGGTCTTGTCCGTTGGATTGCCGGTCGGCTGGGCCAGGGCCTGCTCTTGATCGTCACTTGCAGCTCGATCCTCATCGTCCTCTTCATTTTCTACTTCATCGCCCGGGACTCGATCCCCTTTTTTCGGGCTCAGGGCTGGTCGGGGGCCAGGGAGTTCTTCACGAGCACCGCGTGGTATCCCACGGGGACTCCGGCCCACTTCGGCGCGCTGGCCATCTTCTACGGCAGCGCCATGGTGACCCTCGGGGCGACGTTGGTGGCCGTACCGCTCGGAGTGGCAGCGGCCGTGTGCCTGAGTGACGTTCTACCCTTCTGGCTGCGGCAGTGGACCAAGCCGGTCATCGAACTGCTGGCCGCGATTCCGTCCGTGGCGTTCGGCTTCTTCGCTCTGGTCGTCTTCGCCACCCAGCTGCAAGACAACGGGGGAGTCATCCTTTCGACCGCCTGGTGGCTGATCGCCACACCGATACTGTCGTTGGCGGTGTTTGTCGCGACGGAGGTCATGACCGCGGGCATCCAGACCCCCTCCACTCGCCGCATCGCCAGGGGCATCGTTGGGGCATTACTCGTGTGCCTGGCGGGCGGTCTTCTCTGGTGGGTCTCCACTTCGCTGCGGGCACTGCACGTCGACAGCGGATGCAATGCCCTCAACGTCTCGATCATTCTCGGTATCATGGCCCTGCCGACCGTCGTGAGCGTGTCGGAAGATGCCCTGCAGGCCGTCGGCCGCGAACTTCGCGAGGGATCTTATGCCCTTGGAGCCACTCGGGCCGAGACGATGCTGCGCGTCGTCATACCCGCGGCCGGCAGCGGGATCTGCGCGGCCGTCATCCTCGGCATCATGCGGGCCGTCGGCGAAACCATGGTCGTCTGGATGGCCTCCGGTAACGCCTCCAGGATCCCTTCACCGCGGTATGACTTCCTCCAACCCATCCGTACCCTGACGGCCACCATTGCCGGCGAAATGGGTGAGACCGACCAGATGACCGGGGCGGCCCACTACAGCTCTTTGTTCCTCATGGGTTTCTGCCTGCTGGTCATTTCATTCCTGTTCAATCTGATCAGCGAGGCCGTCGTTCGACGCTCGGTCATGGGCAAGGGAGGCAAACGCTGA
- a CDS encoding response regulator transcription factor produces the protein MAARKKSVLIVEDEADLAELIRHNLEHEGYTCRMVSNGGSALAEAVAHPPDLILLDRMLPGMSGDEFITHLKRDNRVASIPVIMLTAKAEEADQLVGLSLGADDYITKPFSMKLLLARVAAMFRRVEIASTDQEVVTRGPVSLDSSRHEVTVAGSQVALTATEFRLLRALMAANGRVLTRARLIETTMGVGVAVTDRTIDVHVASLRKKLGKAARWLQTIRGVGYAFRESP, from the coding sequence ATGGCAGCGAGAAAAAAGAGCGTTCTGATCGTTGAGGATGAAGCCGATTTGGCGGAGTTGATCCGCCACAACCTCGAACACGAAGGATATACCTGCCGGATGGTATCCAACGGCGGTTCGGCGCTGGCCGAGGCGGTGGCGCATCCCCCGGATTTGATCCTCTTGGACCGCATGCTTCCAGGCATGTCCGGCGACGAGTTCATCACGCACCTCAAGAGGGACAACCGGGTAGCCTCGATTCCCGTCATCATGCTGACCGCCAAGGCGGAGGAGGCGGACCAGTTGGTTGGCCTGAGCCTCGGTGCCGATGACTACATCACCAAGCCGTTCTCGATGAAATTGTTGCTGGCCCGTGTCGCGGCAATGTTCCGCCGCGTGGAGATCGCTTCGACCGACCAGGAGGTCGTGACAAGGGGCCCTGTCTCGCTCGACAGCAGTCGCCATGAGGTCACGGTAGCGGGCTCGCAGGTCGCGTTGACTGCGACGGAATTCCGCCTGCTTCGCGCCCTGATGGCCGCCAACGGGCGGGTACTGACGCGTGCTCGTCTGATCGAGACCACCATGGGTGTCGGTGTCGCCGTGACGGATCGAACAATTGACGTTCACGTGGCTTCGCTTCGAAAGAAGCTGGGCAAGGCAGCCCGATGGCTTCAGACCATCCGCGGTGTCGGGTACGCTTTCCGCGAGAGTCCTTGA
- a CDS encoding phosphate ABC transporter substrate-binding protein has translation MKTTRSLLAGAFLVATSILSTGPAQADDKAKDTNKIVIDGSTTVGPIAKAFAEYYMRQNPGVNITVSESGSGNGAKSLVNGTCDIASMSRFMKDEEVRAAIEKGVVPVCHTVAVDGIAVIVHPSNPIKGLSLAQVRDIYTGKVTNWNQVGGPNAKIVVISRDSSSGTYESFETLVMNKEKMAGSVEYVGSSGAIRQRVQSTQGAIGYVGIGFTDRTVKALEIDKVMPTKATVASGRYPIARPLFLFTNGYPAMGSHLYNFTNLYLSRKGQEMIEAIGFVPLTEY, from the coding sequence ATGAAGACGACGAGATCGCTTCTGGCAGGGGCATTCCTGGTCGCAACATCCATCCTTTCAACCGGCCCGGCCCAAGCCGACGACAAGGCCAAGGACACGAACAAGATCGTCATCGACGGCTCGACCACCGTCGGCCCGATCGCCAAGGCCTTTGCCGAGTACTACATGAGGCAGAACCCGGGCGTGAATATCACCGTCAGCGAGTCGGGCAGCGGTAACGGGGCCAAGTCGCTGGTCAACGGCACCTGCGATATAGCCTCCATGTCGCGGTTCATGAAGGATGAAGAGGTCAGGGCCGCGATCGAGAAAGGCGTCGTGCCCGTGTGCCACACGGTGGCCGTCGATGGGATTGCCGTCATCGTGCACCCGAGCAACCCCATTAAAGGACTCTCGCTCGCACAGGTTCGCGACATTTATACCGGTAAGGTCACCAACTGGAATCAGGTCGGCGGCCCCAACGCCAAGATCGTGGTCATCAGCCGCGACAGCAGCAGCGGCACCTATGAGAGCTTTGAGACCCTGGTGATGAACAAGGAGAAAATGGCCGGCTCGGTTGAATACGTCGGCAGCAGCGGCGCGATCCGCCAGCGGGTGCAGTCCACGCAAGGGGCCATCGGCTATGTCGGCATCGGTTTTACCGACAGGACGGTCAAGGCGCTCGAGATCGACAAGGTCATGCCGACCAAGGCCACGGTCGCTTCGGGCCGCTACCCGATCGCCCGGCCGTTGTTTCTGTTCACCAACGGCTACCCGGCCATGGGCAGCCACCTGTACAACTTCACCAACCTGTACCTGAGCAGGAAGGGGCAGGAAATGATTGAAGCCATCGGCTTTGTGCCTTTGACCGAATACTGA